The following proteins are encoded in a genomic region of Drosophila willistoni isolate 14030-0811.24 chromosome 3R, UCI_dwil_1.1, whole genome shotgun sequence:
- the LOC6650999 gene encoding uncharacterized protein LOC6650999: protein MGTGTKNYQAPEWLTAEFLQDVLKEHFKEESQVTVSDLLVKSVQVGDVANGFASEMHRATFNLQRGETASKTKFSVVVKDHPKGQTGAVAQRSKLFKREILAYKEVLPRVQQLLESIGDKTKIAPDCYYTTEVPEPFLILEDMHLKDFVNFEQGRLLNLDYVLPTIEKIAKLHACSAVIAQQNPEVLEFFNEAPISRNPDRRDFLTFFPVNIRCVAEEVAHWKGYEEMTEKMFKLAENVLQRALAMFEQGEKQPFRVFNVTDLWINNLMFHINNETKEPDDVITLDYQLAYVGSPAIDLNYFLFGSLNENVRKMHYKFIVREYHRVLQQTLEKLNYTEHIPSLKEIHIDVINNSLMGVIAATCLTPLIFREGAGFENLEDLNSRTELGDRFRRENVENPKYRAFLQRTIKEFELSGFLDP, encoded by the exons ATGGGTACCGGCACGAAGAATTATCAGGCTCCTGAATGGTTGACGGCTGAATTTCTACAGGATGTGCTTAAGGAGCACTTTAAAGAGGAGTCCCAGGTGACAGTAAGCGATTTGCTGGTGAAGAGTGTCCAAGTAGGCGATGTGGCCAATGGATTTGCCAGCGAAATGCATCGGGCCACCTTTAATCTGCAGCGCGGAGAGACGGCAAGTAAGACCAAATTTTCGGTAGTTGTAAAGGATCATCCTAAGGGACAGACTGGAGCAGTGGCCCAGCGAAGTAAACTATTTAAGCGTGAGATTTTGGCATATAAAGAGGTGTTGCCCCGTGTCCAGCAATTGCTCGAATCCATTGGTGATAAGACAAAGATTGCCCCCGATTGTTACTATACCACGGAAGTGCCAGAACCCTTTCTCATTTTGGAAGATATGCATTTAAAGGATTTCGTAAACTTTGAACAAGGACGACTACTCAATCTGGACTATGTATTGCCGACCATTGAAAAAATAGCCAAGCTGCATGCTTGTAGTGCGGTAATTGCTCAGCAAAATCCCGAAGTTTTGGAGTTCTTTAATGAGGCACCCATTTCGAGAAATCCCGATCGCCGAGACTTTTTGACTTTCTTTCCCGTGAATATCCGATGTGTGGCAGAGGAGGTAGCTCATTGGAAGGGCTATGAGGAAATGACTGAGAAAATGTTTAAACTGGCTGAAAATGTACTCCAGAGGGCGCTGGCCATGTTTGAGCAGGGCGAGAAACAACCATTCCGAGTCTTTAATGTGACAGACCTTTGGATTAATAATCTTATGTTTCACATTAACAATGAGACCAAAGAACCCGATGATGTGATAACG CTTGATTATCAATTGGCCTATGTGGGCTCTCCAGCAATCGATCTAAACTATTTTCTCTTTGGTTCGCTCAATGAGAATGTACGTAAAATGCATTACAAATTTATAGTTAGGGAATATCATCGAGTACTGCAGCAAACTCTGGAAAAGCTTAACTATACCGAGCATATACCAAGCCTAAAAGAAATCCATATTGATGTGATTAATAATAGTTTAATGG GTGTAATTGCTGCCACTTGTCTTACACCCTTGATCTTCCGTGAGGGTGCAGGTTTCGAAAACCTTGAGGATCTAAACTCTCGCACTGAGCTTGGGGATCGTTTTCGCCGGGAAAACGTTGAGAATCCCAAATATCGAGCATTTTTGCAGCGCACCATTAAAGAATTCGAACTTTCCGGCTTTTTGGATCCCTAG
- the LOC6650998 gene encoding uncharacterized protein LOC6650998, which yields MPDNSNKFCKSEDIHIPDWINESYFKKFLKRDLSEFRKILNLTIIPATPPGEIYTSLLMRIIIDIEMKDGFTKQKSYIMKTMLDDTQGNGFVNTLNIFPKEKQMYETIIPHLEELYEQTPDGNAIKFAPKCHWSENINGRICLIQEDLKTKKFRNINRLKGYDMAHMTRVLEKLAEFHAASAVWRLRNGPYPEDFQRTYLPANYHKSKSYQARLQSYKTAMASWGMPNIEEYLNCLPTADQFVQSAANCFNNNSKEFKVLNHGDFWSSNILLNYSQSGEINELRFVDFQLCKWGSPCQDLWEIIICSAHHSIRIRYFDSFIRIYHTRLVKCLKRLNYTKPLPMLRELHMSMIKYGFWGYFTTFSHLALILLPVEQETNLSLLMKPGEDGDRFRAKLYTNPLYVRAVHSIFPFLHRRGILDF from the exons ATGCCCGATAATAGTAATAAATTTTGCAAGTCAgaggatatacatataccaGATTGGATCAATGAAAgttattttaagaaatttttaaaacgtGATCTCAGTGAGTTtcgtaaaattttaaatctaaCAATAATACCGGCCACACCTCCAGGTGAGATTTATACATCGTTGCTGATGCGCATTATCATTGACATCGAAATGAAAG ATGGCTTTACGAAACAGAAATCCTATATTATGAAAACCATGCTAGATGATACCCAAGGCAATGGTTTTGTCAATACCCTCAACATCTTTCCCAAGGAGAAACAAATGTATGAAACGATTATACCACATTTAGAAGAGCTCTATGAACAAACGCCGGATGgaaatgcaataaaatttgCACCAAAATGTCATTGGTCGGAGAATATAAATGGCCGCATTTGCCTAATCCAAGAGGATCTAAAGACAAAGAAATTTCGGAATATTAATCGTCTGAAAGGTTACGATATGGCACATATGACAAGAGTATTGGAAAAATTAGCCGAATTTCATGCAGCTAGTGCTGTGTGGCGCCTCAGAAATGGTCCCTATCCTGAGGATTTTCAACGTACTTATCTACCTGCCAATTATCACAAATCGAAATCATATCAGGCACGTCTACAAAGTTATAAGACAGCCATGGCCAGTTGGGGAATGCCAAATATTGAggaatatttaaattgtttg CCCACTGCCGATCAGTTTGTTCAGTCTGCTGCCAAttgttttaataataattcaaaagaatttaaagttttaaatcaTGGTGATTTTTGGTCAAGTAATATACTGTTAAATTATAGTCAATCCGGCGAAATTAATGAGCTGCGTTTTGTCGACTTTCAACTATGCAAATGGGGAAGTCCCTGTCAGGATTTGTGGGAAATTATCATTTGCTCAGCTCATCATAGTATACGAATTAGGTATTTCGATAGCTTTATAAGAATCTATCATACACGTCTAGTGAAATGTTTAAAAAGACTGAACTATACAAAACCTCTGCCAATGCTAAGGGAATTGCATATGAGCATGATTAAATATGGATTTTGGG GTTACTTCACTACATTTAGTCATTTGGCTTTAATTTTGCTGCCTGTTGAGCAGGAGACCAATCTTTCATTGCTAATGAAACCCGGGGAAGATGGTGATCGGTTTCGTGCCAAATTGTATACAAATCCTCTATATGTTCGTGCTGTTCATAGTATATTTCCGTTTTTGCATAGGCGTGGTATATTGGATTTTTAA
- the LOC111519399 gene encoding uncharacterized protein LOC111519399: MTDNKDNIHDLYNEDELKSPMWLNDEFITKVLRDYENDAELKVVSLKNLPASAKGDHYASVMFRTEVEYKRGNETFTKSLIVKSMPEEEGHKKEMLSGSNIFETEIGIYSRVLPEFEKILQAAGDKTKLFVPCIYHSVEPRTVLIMDDLLPMGYSVIRERDATEKELQLAYTKLAKWHAVSMKIQNEQPEFLEDYNRGLFDLPHISKDPFIIDAMIPFLAMFDKVPELSKYKPYFEKIKGVYLKRLKDVMVEYRVNRRQDTYYVLSHGDYHLRNMLFKPNKNSGALEDVMLVDFQISNLCPITIDLIYSIYLLMGPEQRSNDWRNLLNYYFTTLLETLQKIDYKAELPTLDGFWQQIYRHKYFDFFMICTFLPLVWAVRSKNFEATNILQNADDRSKCYLLDGYIEDLKILLPRFESMGYFDDL, from the exons atgacaGATAATAAAGACAATATCCACGATCTATATAATGAAGATGAATTAAAGAGTCCTATGTGGCTTAACGATGAATTTATTACAAAAGTTCTAAGAGACTATGAAAATGATGCGGAACTAAAAGTTGTAAGTCTGAAAAATTTACCAGCTAGTGCCAAAGGGGATCACTATGCCAGTGTGATGTTCCGAACTGAAGTGGAATATAAAAGGGGAAACGAAACGTTCACCAAATCGCTGATCGTCAAGTCTATGCCCGAAGAAGAAGGTCACAAGAAGGAAATGTTAAGCGGTTCTAACATTTTCGAAACAGAAATCGGAATTTATAGTCGAGTGTTACCCGAATTTGAGAAAATCCTTCAGGCTGCTGGTGACAAGACGAAACTTTTCGTGCCTTGCATCTATCACAGTGTCGAGCCCCGGACGGTTTTGATCATGGACGATCTTTTGCCAATGGGCTATAGTGTGATAAGAGAACGTGATGCTACAGAGAAAGAATTACAATTAGCCTACACCAAGTTGGCCAAGTGGCATGCAGTAAGCatgaaaatacaaaatgag CAACCTGAATTTTTAGAGGACTACAATCGAGGTTTATTTGATTTACCGCATATTTCTAAAGACCCATTCATTATTGACGCAATGATTCCTTTTTTGGCAATGTTCGATAAAGTGCCTGAACTAAGCAAATATAAGCCTTACTTTGAGAAGATAAAGGGTGTCTATCTGAAACGTTTGAAAGATGTGATGGTGGAATATCGAGTGAATCGACGACAAGATACCTACTATGTATTATCTCATGGTGATTATCATCTAAGGAACATGTTATTTAAGCCCAATAAGAACTCTGGAGCATTGGAGGATGTCATGCTGGTGGATTTTCAAATTTCCAATTTGTGTCCCATAACTATTGATCTTATCTATTCCATCTATTTGTTGATGGGACCCGAGCAACGTTCAAACGATTGGAGAAATCTTTTAAACTATTACTTTACCACTTTGCTAGAAACTTTGCAAAAGATTGATTATAAAGCCGAGTTACCCACATTAGATGGATTTTGGCAGCAAATCTATCGTCACAAATATTTTG attttttcaTGATCTGCACATTCTTACCCTTGGTCTGGGCTGTTAGATCTAAGAATTTCGAGGCGACAAACATTCTACAAAATGCAGACGATAGAAGTAAATGTTATCTTTTAGATGGATATATTGAAgatttgaaaatattattaccCCGATTTGAGAGCATGGGCTATTTTGATGATCTATAA